From a single Microbacterium murale genomic region:
- a CDS encoding CaiB/BaiF CoA transferase family protein: protein MSAPLDGVVVADFSRVLAGPLATMTLADLGARVIKIERPGSGDDTRAWGPPYAESGMTTYFESANRGKESIALDLTADADRERAHAIIARSDIVIENFRPGLFERLGFGWDSLSDLHPRLVYVSVSGFGLDEGASLPGYDFVAQAVGGLMHITGEADGEAMKAGVALVDVLTGKDAVIGILAALRRREATGRGSRIDVNLLSSLQAALVNQVSAHLGAGAEPVRLGNRHPSIAPYEVLRCADGPVAVACGNDAQFARLADELGRPELAADPRFLHNPDRVARREDLVAELERALATGTAAAWADRLNLVGVAAGEVNSIGDGIALAERLGLDPLLETLGADGRRSRQIRSPLSWTPRLPVSVAAPPRLGEHDSRVRDWLDGTD from the coding sequence GTGAGCGCTCCGCTGGACGGCGTCGTCGTCGCAGACTTCTCTCGCGTTCTGGCGGGCCCGCTGGCCACGATGACGCTCGCCGATCTCGGTGCGCGGGTCATCAAGATCGAGCGTCCTGGTTCCGGCGACGACACCCGTGCCTGGGGGCCGCCGTACGCCGAATCGGGGATGACGACGTATTTCGAGTCCGCGAACCGCGGGAAGGAGTCCATCGCGCTGGATCTCACAGCGGACGCCGACCGGGAGCGCGCGCACGCGATCATCGCTCGCAGCGACATCGTGATCGAGAACTTCCGTCCAGGACTCTTCGAGCGTCTGGGGTTCGGATGGGACAGCCTCAGCGACCTTCATCCTCGGCTCGTGTACGTCTCGGTCAGCGGATTCGGCCTCGACGAGGGCGCCTCGCTGCCCGGCTACGACTTCGTCGCGCAAGCCGTCGGCGGCCTGATGCACATCACTGGCGAGGCGGACGGAGAGGCCATGAAAGCGGGGGTGGCACTCGTCGACGTACTCACCGGCAAGGATGCTGTGATCGGCATCCTCGCGGCACTCCGTCGTCGCGAGGCGACGGGAAGAGGATCTCGCATCGACGTGAACCTGCTCTCGAGCCTGCAGGCTGCGCTGGTCAATCAGGTCTCCGCGCATCTCGGTGCAGGGGCGGAACCGGTACGGCTCGGAAACCGCCACCCCTCGATCGCACCGTACGAGGTTCTGCGCTGCGCTGATGGGCCGGTGGCAGTCGCATGCGGCAACGACGCGCAGTTCGCCAGGCTCGCCGACGAGCTCGGCCGGCCAGAGCTCGCCGCGGACCCGCGGTTCCTGCACAACCCTGATCGTGTCGCACGCCGTGAGGATCTTGTCGCCGAGTTGGAGAGAGCGCTCGCCACGGGCACGGCGGCTGCATGGGCAGATCGTCTGAACCTGGTCGGCGTCGCCGCAGGCGAGGTCAACTCCATCGGTGACGGCATCGCGCTGGCCGAGCGTCTCGGGCTCGATCCCTTGCTGGAGACGCTGGGAGCAGACGGGCGACGATCGCGTCAGATCCGCTCACCACTGTCATGGACGCCGCGACTGCCCGTGAGCGTGGCCGCTCCGCCTCGCCTTGGCGAACACGACTCGCGGGTGCGCGACTGGCTGGACGGCACCGACTAA